In a genomic window of Equus przewalskii isolate Varuska chromosome 4, EquPr2, whole genome shotgun sequence:
- the AOC1 gene encoding diamine oxidase [copper-containing] isoform X2 produces the protein MGRATLALSWAAAAILALQMVAAAERSPWTLRGRGDVFADLSAQELKAVRSFLWSQKELRLEPSRVLTIAKNSVFLIEMLLPKKQRVLKFLDKGERRPAREARAVIFFGAQEHPNITEFAVGPLPEPYYMRKLPSKRGHPASWASRPISAVEYVLLSHALRELTKPLHQFFLDTTGFSFKDCHTRCLTFTDVAPRGLASGQRRTWFILQRYVEGYFLHPTGLELLVDHGSTNAQDWTVEQVWYNGKFYQSPEELAQKYNDGEVAVAVLEDPLPKGKRGENIEEPPLFSSYKPRGDFPTPNTVHGPRLVQPQGPRYRLEGNTVLYGGWSFAFRLRSSSGLQVLNVHFGGEHVAYEVSVQEAAALYGGHTPAGMQTKYTDVGWGLGSVSHELAPGIDCPETATFLDALHHYDADDPIHYPRALCLFEMPTGVPLRRHFDSNFNGGFNFYAGLQGQVLVLRTTSTVYNYDYIWDFIFYPNGVMEAKMHATGYVHATFYTPEGLRHGTRLHTHLLGNMHTHLVHYRVDLDVAGTKNSFQTLRMKLENITNPWSPRHRLVQPTLEQTRYSRERQAAFRFGRTLPEYLLFTSPKENRWGHRRSYRLQIHSMAHQVLPLGWHEERAVTWARYPLAVTKYREAELCSSSIYNQNDPWDPPVVFEKFLHNNENIENEDLVAWVTVGFLHIPHSEDIPNTATPGNSVGFLLRPFNFFPEDPSLASRDTVIVWPRDNSPNYIQRWIPEEDGDCLMPTPFSYNGTYRPV, from the exons ATGGGGCGAGCGACCCTGGCCCTCAGCTGGGCCGCTGCTGCCATCCTGGCACTGCAGATGGTGGCCGCGGCAGAGCGCTCGCCATGGACCCTGCGCGGCAGGGGCGATGTGTTCGCAGACCTGAGCGCGCAAGAGCTGAAGGCCGTGCGCAGCTTCCTCTGGTCCCAGAAAGAGCTGAGGCTGGAGCCCTCCAGAGTGTTGACCATAGCCAAGAACTCCGTGTTCCTCATTGAGATGCTGCTGCCCAAGAAGCAACGGGTGCTGAAATTTCTGGATAAAGGTGAAAGGCGTCCAGCTAGGGAGGCCCGTGCCGTCATCTTCTTTGGAGCCCAAGAGCATCCCAACATCACCGAGTTTGCTGTGGGGCCCCTCCCAGAGCCCTACTACATGCGCAAACTGCCCTCCAAGCGTGGACACCCGGCCTCCTGGGCCTCCAGGCCCATCTCTGCGGTGGAGTATGTCCTCCTGAGCCACGCCCTGCGGGAGCTCACCAAACCCCTGCACCAATTTTTCCTGGATACCACAGGCTTCTCGTTCAAAGACTGCCACACCCGATGCCTGACTTTCACAGACGTGGCTCCCCGTGGCCTGGCCTCTGGCCAGCGCCGCACTTGGTTTATCTTACAGCGCTATGTAGAAGGCTACTTCTTGCACCCCACTGGGCTGGAGCTCCTCGTGGATCATGGAAGCACAAATGCCCAAGACTGGACAGTGGAGCAGGTCTGGTACAACGGGAAGTTCTATCAGAGCCCAGAAGAACTGGCTCAGAAGTATAATGATGGAGAGGTGGCTGTGGCGGTCCTAGAGGACCCGCTTCCCAAGGGCAAGAGGGGAGAGAACATAGAGGAGccacccctcttctcctcctaCAAGCCACGTGGGgacttccccacccccaacactgtGCACGGCCCCCGCCTGGTCCAGCCCCAAGGCCCTCGCTACAGGCTGGAGGGCAACACTGTGCTCTATGGGGGCTGGAGCTTCGCCTTCAGGCTGCGCTCCTCCTCGGGGCTGCAGGTCCTGAACGTGCACTTTGGGGGGGAGCATGTAGCCTATGAGGTGAGTGTGCAAGAGGCAGCCGCGCTCTACGGAGGACACACACCCGCGGGCATGCAGACCAAGTACACTGATGTGGGCTGGGGCTTGGGGAGCGTCAGTCACGAGTTAGCCCCTGGCATCGACTGCCCAGAGACGGCCACCTTCCTGGATGCCCTGCACCACTACGATGCTGATGACCCCATCCACTACCCCCGAGCCCTCTGTCTCTTTGAGATGCCCACGGGGGTGCCCCTTCGGCGGCACTTCGATTCCAACTTCAACGGTGGCTTCAACTTCTACGCAGGGCTCCAGGGCCAGGTGCTGGTGCTGCGAACGACTTCAACAGTCTATAATTATGACTATATCTGGGACTTCATCTTCTACCCCAACGGAGTGATGGAGGCCAAGATGCACGCCACCGGCTACGTCCACGCCACCTTCTACACCCCCGAGGGGCTGCGCCACGGGACCCGCCTGCACACGCACCTGCTTGGCAACATGCACACTCACTTGGTGCATTACCGCGTGGACCTGGATGTGGCAG GCACCAAGAATAGCTTCCAGACCCTGCGGATGAAGCTAGAAAACATCACCAACCCCTGGAGCCCGAGACACCGCCTGGTCCAGCCGACTCTAGAGCAGACGAGGTACTCGCGGGAGCGCCAGGCGGCCTTCCGCTTTGGACGGACTCTGCCCGAGTACCTGCTCTTTACCAGCCCCAAGGAGAACCGCTGGGGCCACAGGCGCAGCTACAGACTGCAGATCCACTCCATGGCCCACCAAGTGCTGCCCCTGGGCTGGCATGAGGAGCGGGCTGTCACCTGGGCCAG GTACCCCCTGGCAGTGACCAAGTACCGGGAGGCGGAGCTGTGCAGCAGCAGCATCTATAACCAGAACGACCCCTGGGACCCGCCTGTGGTCTTTGAGAAGTTTCTTCACAACAACGAGAACATTGAAAATGAG GACTTGGTGGCCTGGGTCACAGTGGGCTTCCTGCACATCCCCCACTCAGAGGACATCCCCAACACAGCCACACCGGGAAACTCCGTGGGCTTCCTGCTCCGCCCCTTCAACTTCTTCCCGGAGGACCCATCCTTGGCATCCAGAGACACTGTGATCGTGTGGCCTCGGGACAACAGCCCCAACTACATCCAGCGCTGGATCCCTGAGGAGGATGGGGACTGCCTGATGCCCACCCCTTTCAGCTACAATGGAACCTACAGGCCTGTGTGA
- the AOC1 gene encoding diamine oxidase [copper-containing] isoform X1, which yields MPHPGPPSRAGSDRGIKLQKESETKAGSRDEPWHRAMGRATLALSWAAAAILALQMVAAAERSPWTLRGRGDVFADLSAQELKAVRSFLWSQKELRLEPSRVLTIAKNSVFLIEMLLPKKQRVLKFLDKGERRPAREARAVIFFGAQEHPNITEFAVGPLPEPYYMRKLPSKRGHPASWASRPISAVEYVLLSHALRELTKPLHQFFLDTTGFSFKDCHTRCLTFTDVAPRGLASGQRRTWFILQRYVEGYFLHPTGLELLVDHGSTNAQDWTVEQVWYNGKFYQSPEELAQKYNDGEVAVAVLEDPLPKGKRGENIEEPPLFSSYKPRGDFPTPNTVHGPRLVQPQGPRYRLEGNTVLYGGWSFAFRLRSSSGLQVLNVHFGGEHVAYEVSVQEAAALYGGHTPAGMQTKYTDVGWGLGSVSHELAPGIDCPETATFLDALHHYDADDPIHYPRALCLFEMPTGVPLRRHFDSNFNGGFNFYAGLQGQVLVLRTTSTVYNYDYIWDFIFYPNGVMEAKMHATGYVHATFYTPEGLRHGTRLHTHLLGNMHTHLVHYRVDLDVAGTKNSFQTLRMKLENITNPWSPRHRLVQPTLEQTRYSRERQAAFRFGRTLPEYLLFTSPKENRWGHRRSYRLQIHSMAHQVLPLGWHEERAVTWARYPLAVTKYREAELCSSSIYNQNDPWDPPVVFEKFLHNNENIENEDLVAWVTVGFLHIPHSEDIPNTATPGNSVGFLLRPFNFFPEDPSLASRDTVIVWPRDNSPNYIQRWIPEEDGDCLMPTPFSYNGTYRPV from the exons ATGCCTCACCCTGGCCCTCCCTCCAGGGCGGGGTCTGATAGAGGCATAAAGCTCCAGAAGGAGTCGGAGACAAAGGCTGGCAGCAGAGACGAGCCCTGGCACAG AGCCATGGGGCGAGCGACCCTGGCCCTCAGCTGGGCCGCTGCTGCCATCCTGGCACTGCAGATGGTGGCCGCGGCAGAGCGCTCGCCATGGACCCTGCGCGGCAGGGGCGATGTGTTCGCAGACCTGAGCGCGCAAGAGCTGAAGGCCGTGCGCAGCTTCCTCTGGTCCCAGAAAGAGCTGAGGCTGGAGCCCTCCAGAGTGTTGACCATAGCCAAGAACTCCGTGTTCCTCATTGAGATGCTGCTGCCCAAGAAGCAACGGGTGCTGAAATTTCTGGATAAAGGTGAAAGGCGTCCAGCTAGGGAGGCCCGTGCCGTCATCTTCTTTGGAGCCCAAGAGCATCCCAACATCACCGAGTTTGCTGTGGGGCCCCTCCCAGAGCCCTACTACATGCGCAAACTGCCCTCCAAGCGTGGACACCCGGCCTCCTGGGCCTCCAGGCCCATCTCTGCGGTGGAGTATGTCCTCCTGAGCCACGCCCTGCGGGAGCTCACCAAACCCCTGCACCAATTTTTCCTGGATACCACAGGCTTCTCGTTCAAAGACTGCCACACCCGATGCCTGACTTTCACAGACGTGGCTCCCCGTGGCCTGGCCTCTGGCCAGCGCCGCACTTGGTTTATCTTACAGCGCTATGTAGAAGGCTACTTCTTGCACCCCACTGGGCTGGAGCTCCTCGTGGATCATGGAAGCACAAATGCCCAAGACTGGACAGTGGAGCAGGTCTGGTACAACGGGAAGTTCTATCAGAGCCCAGAAGAACTGGCTCAGAAGTATAATGATGGAGAGGTGGCTGTGGCGGTCCTAGAGGACCCGCTTCCCAAGGGCAAGAGGGGAGAGAACATAGAGGAGccacccctcttctcctcctaCAAGCCACGTGGGgacttccccacccccaacactgtGCACGGCCCCCGCCTGGTCCAGCCCCAAGGCCCTCGCTACAGGCTGGAGGGCAACACTGTGCTCTATGGGGGCTGGAGCTTCGCCTTCAGGCTGCGCTCCTCCTCGGGGCTGCAGGTCCTGAACGTGCACTTTGGGGGGGAGCATGTAGCCTATGAGGTGAGTGTGCAAGAGGCAGCCGCGCTCTACGGAGGACACACACCCGCGGGCATGCAGACCAAGTACACTGATGTGGGCTGGGGCTTGGGGAGCGTCAGTCACGAGTTAGCCCCTGGCATCGACTGCCCAGAGACGGCCACCTTCCTGGATGCCCTGCACCACTACGATGCTGATGACCCCATCCACTACCCCCGAGCCCTCTGTCTCTTTGAGATGCCCACGGGGGTGCCCCTTCGGCGGCACTTCGATTCCAACTTCAACGGTGGCTTCAACTTCTACGCAGGGCTCCAGGGCCAGGTGCTGGTGCTGCGAACGACTTCAACAGTCTATAATTATGACTATATCTGGGACTTCATCTTCTACCCCAACGGAGTGATGGAGGCCAAGATGCACGCCACCGGCTACGTCCACGCCACCTTCTACACCCCCGAGGGGCTGCGCCACGGGACCCGCCTGCACACGCACCTGCTTGGCAACATGCACACTCACTTGGTGCATTACCGCGTGGACCTGGATGTGGCAG GCACCAAGAATAGCTTCCAGACCCTGCGGATGAAGCTAGAAAACATCACCAACCCCTGGAGCCCGAGACACCGCCTGGTCCAGCCGACTCTAGAGCAGACGAGGTACTCGCGGGAGCGCCAGGCGGCCTTCCGCTTTGGACGGACTCTGCCCGAGTACCTGCTCTTTACCAGCCCCAAGGAGAACCGCTGGGGCCACAGGCGCAGCTACAGACTGCAGATCCACTCCATGGCCCACCAAGTGCTGCCCCTGGGCTGGCATGAGGAGCGGGCTGTCACCTGGGCCAG GTACCCCCTGGCAGTGACCAAGTACCGGGAGGCGGAGCTGTGCAGCAGCAGCATCTATAACCAGAACGACCCCTGGGACCCGCCTGTGGTCTTTGAGAAGTTTCTTCACAACAACGAGAACATTGAAAATGAG GACTTGGTGGCCTGGGTCACAGTGGGCTTCCTGCACATCCCCCACTCAGAGGACATCCCCAACACAGCCACACCGGGAAACTCCGTGGGCTTCCTGCTCCGCCCCTTCAACTTCTTCCCGGAGGACCCATCCTTGGCATCCAGAGACACTGTGATCGTGTGGCCTCGGGACAACAGCCCCAACTACATCCAGCGCTGGATCCCTGAGGAGGATGGGGACTGCCTGATGCCCACCCCTTTCAGCTACAATGGAACCTACAGGCCTGTGTGA